From the Chelonoidis abingdonii isolate Lonesome George chromosome 4, CheloAbing_2.0, whole genome shotgun sequence genome, the window GCCCTTGTTGATGCTCCAAGATACACAGGATTGTCCTGGAGATTCTTGGACATTTGTGAATTACAAAGGCAATGCCTGCTTTGAAGGGTGAATAAATCCCCTTTCCCTCTACTGGGATGGGGAAAAGCAATCCCCACAAGTAGAAATTCAGATTCATGGCCCTTCTGTAGCTTTCTTGTACATAGGGAGGCGGGGGGCACACCATgccctaactttaaaaaaaaaaaaaaattctctagccTAATCTGAGCAGTGTTGGTCTGTATGTATGACAGTGtccttggggggcaggggtggggtcaaAACTCTAGGAAATTTATGAATGCACTCTTTGTCCAGTAGTAAAAATGAATAAAGCATCTTTGTAAAATGGGTCATTTTAATTCCACCATACTGTAGGTGTCCCTTAGAAGTCTGCATGGCAGTTTCAGCTGAGCTGCATGGTTCACATAAATTAATCTACTCTTTAGAACGTTTAACCAACCAATTAGATTACTATCTCAATCTTAGCATATTTAAATTATAGCTTAAAACTTTCATCTTTATATAATCACTAATCTTATTTATCACACAGCATACAGTTAAACAAGAGGTGCTGTAGCAGCAGCCACAGTGCTCAGTTATTAGAGGCagcattcttctcttcttttgtGTGGCTCTCCAGGTTCCCATTTTTTTCCACCAGCCTTTCACAATTTGCTCATTTCCTGATATCTCTCAAAGTCCATTTCCTGTGTTCCATCAGATACCAATTTTCTTCTCAAAATTGGTGGTTTGCCTCTGTAAACTCACACTCCCTTTCCTTTAAGCCCAGTTTTCCAACGAAAATGGGTTAGTGATACTTCTCAGCATGTTAAACTTGGATAATTTTGTTAGCTATTTTTGGTTAATATTCTGtcacttattttttaaactgtatttgcATCTCAGCATTGTTATAGGAGACAGTAGCAACAATGATACAATCTAAAGGTAGATTGCCAGATTACTGCTATCAATGTAATTATGTGGTTATTGTTCACAACTTTAAAAGCACGATACAATTCATTTGCCATTAGTAAAATATAAATGAGCTAAGGTGTTCATATGTACTTCATAcagaaccacacacacaaaaccaattGGGAAGAGCAGCTGTGTGAAGACAAAGATAAAAAGGATTCGTTGCTATTGGACTGCCCTATTAACTTAGGGGCCAATCTGACTCCAACTGACTTCATTATCAGAGTAAGATCAGGCACTTTATGTGGGCCTGTAAGTCTGTGTGTGTTAATGGACGCTGGTGCCTATGCAGaaacacactgaaatcagtggcattcTGCATACGAACAGGGCTCATCCATACCAGCTTGCAGCATTagatctttattttttaaaagtaaataatagCAGGAAGATATGTGTGGGGTAGCAATGGAGGGGTGGAATCAGATTTTAAAGTGTATTCTTTCAAATAGTATCTAGGACTAAAAATTTTACAGTAAACAagataaattttaatttaattgaaataaaCTGATATGTTTTCCCCCTAAACAGGAACTTAAATACAAACATATTCATTAAAAATACTGCTCTCCCCCCACTTTACAATATATTAACATCACGTTTGATAGCGGTCTTTTTTGTTCAAATACAAAAATTCTTCACAGGGAAATTAGAAAAATAATGTTCTGTACACTACAGGTGCTGGGGCTTTGGAATTCCAGATGTAATAATCTGAGGAAATCAATTCCCGGGCTAAAAAAGATAgacaaaataaacattaaatgGTATCTTGCATTAAGATATTACTTTATTCAATTTAAGAAAATATTGATCCATTCTCACTAATTGACAGAAAAAGTGTAATGGTCTCTTTACAttgtaatatttaaattattatttgaaaaTTGTTTCTGAAGAGAAGGATATTTAAAGTCTCAGTTTCAATTGCCTCTACTAATACATTGGTCACTAGCTTATAATTCAAACAGAGGTTAACTCAAATTCAGGCgtatggtttggtttttgtttaatGAATATAAACTGTGTATtcaacataaatatatattgtatgACAATTAACTGCTATGATGAATGGTTTGGCATCACTAGAGTTCTCATGAGGAATTTCTGGGCTTCTGCTGAGGTACTTGGAAGAAGTTACAAAATAAAGCAGCAGCAAATAGAACAGTGACTTTATTAGCCACCGCTGCCTGCTCACATACAATGAGTGTCTAATATTTGCCCAACAGTGGTACTTTTTGGGTGAAGACTCAAGAATCTTAAGTGTTCAGACACATCGGAGAAAGAAAGAAGCACTGTTAATTGGGGATGACAGCGTTTTCCTACATCATAGGCAtgtagtgaggataaatatattaaagaatatTAAAGAccatgaggcactcagatactttggtaatgggggccatatgagtatttaaaatacagagaTTATCCACTTATGCCACATGCATATTGTTCCTTCTataaccccctttttttttttaaaaaaaaatcaggtacaAATCTTAAAACAGACATAATTTAGGTTGGAGCTAGAATACAGTAGCTGTTTTACATGGCGTTCATAATTCAGTTTTCCAAGCGTAGTTCAGAATGGTGTATCTTGTCAAAAAGACTGCACTATTTACTGTAAGAGCGGGTATGATATTTCTAATTACCATGACACTAAATTTTTACTTCTTGTCAGACTCAGTCACATCATTTGATTAAaaaggtactttaaaaaaataaaaaaggattgaTAGACACTTTTTGCTTTAGTGACTTTTACACTGAAATTCACTAACTTTGAAAGTCATTTAAtcaacaaaagataatctaattttaaaactCAGCCAGTTATTTGTACTGCGTGACTCCACTTTGCTGTTTCAACTAAATAATCAATAATTTTGAACtcacatgtatttatttttggttttcctGATGAAAAGACCTGAACAGAATGCTGGTCTGCGTAACATCCAGTAAGCGTGTAGTCTGGGATCCTAAAATAAAGCTTCAAAAATATGGAGAAAACATGATCAGATGCATATTTTTATTCTTACTTCAGAAATGCTGGCAATCTAAGTTGTGTCACTCTTGGTGTGCAAAGATATAACATTGATAGGAAGGAGCATTCTAGAGAAAACAGAGAATAAAGATACTGATTATGTGTGATGCAAATCAATGTAGTTTCATAGCCAATTTTAGTTAATAAAAAGTGATTACTAATTCTCATACAGACAACAACTCACCTTTACATACGCAGTGCTCCCACTGCAAATTGGATCAACTGGTTGCTCTTTGCTCATAGAACCAAAAGTCACAGTTCCAGTAAGAGAAATTTCTAATGATTTGGGAAACTTTTGTCCTAGAAACAAAAACAGCCTCAGTAAAATTTTAGATAAACAAATGTACACAAAAATGACTAGAAAAAAAACTGATGTATTTTATTCAGCTTACCTATGACCCAAACCAATAAGCTTTTCTCTCGAGATACATCTAGCTGGCCATAACTAACTTTGTACTCCAAATGAGTGACTGGACCCCTATTGTAGAAAAGGGAGTAAAATGTCATTGGAACGAACACcatacaaatatttattgacaGGTATTTTATTGAATAAAACAACAAATGTATTAAAACGAATGCCGCTATTTATGTGTACACAGCCAAATCACACTGAACTGAACATACTGCTATCTTGTGGAAAGAAATTACAGCCAAGGGGGATCATTACCATTTTAACGTATTAGCTGCAGTAGAGCTTTTGGTGACTTTATTTCACTGACAGCATTTTACCACTGCTATGATCAATGTCAGCAGCTTTGTAGAATTTCATTGTTATAATTTAACGATAATTATATGACAATATACTCATAGCAATTGTGAGAGAGGCTTAATAAAactagttttaattttaaataactatATTTGGATAAGCTGATTTTTGACTATGATTAGAAGTCTCTTCTACAACTGAGAGTCTTGAGGTTGCTTCCGAACCAGGATCTTACACCACCCGGTGGGTGGTGGCTGAATTTGGCACAAAGAATGGTAGAGGGAAATAGGATATTCAATAAAAGTGATCCAAGTTATCCTTTAAGAGTAGTAGCATAAATCTGGTTGGAGAAAGCGTCTGTCCTGACTGTTGCTACCACTGATAAAAAAAGGCCTCCTGAATCAGGATCCAGGTGAATATCCTGAGTATCTTAGATGATTTCTTAGTCTCAATTACAACAGCCTTGGGCATAAACTTGAGGGGGAACTAATCCTGATATGTTGATCCATGAGATCCCCATTCTAAGAAGACTATTAGGGAGGTGAAGAAAATTATTTAGGATTTCTTTACTCTTACCTGTTAAAGAAAGGTATACGAGCTTCACAGTACTCAAAAGCATTTTTTACACTTTCATGAAGTTTTAAATTAACTGTTAATTTTAATTGCAATTCTTCTTCCTTCAGCTGGTAAAATCCCAAAATTGGTGGTACAGGCACCTGAAGAGAGTACATTAATTTTAGGAATAATTCAGCAATACCTTCAAGAAGTTAGTTATGCTCTTTAATAATAGTAAGTAACTTAATAGTTGCTTAATTTATGTTGAgaactatatatttttaatgagccTGCAAGCCAGGCTCCTCAGGTCACTTATGCTACATAGATTGGTGGTGTGATAGGAACAGTTATTGGAACCTTATCTTTGCTCTACTGTGTCAGAGTAAAGTCCACTAATCCCTGAGGAAGCTCACTTAAACTTTCTCAAAAATATagattttctcccccttcccacctccacaCCCACTTGAAAGACTAGCAAGTTATATGCATCAGGGAATGTAGTTACCTGGGATGTATAGTAGCACAAATTGAATAAGTCAGAAGGAGGAGTGAAAGGAAGTTTGTATGGCCCACTAAATGCAGAATCATCCATGACATCAACACTACAGGAAGTAAGAATTGCAGAGTCAAGAGAAGTCACACAGGGATGCACCAGGATATCCTGGAGTGGAGAGCCATTGGCAGGGAGGTTCAAGCTGACAGTCACATTTGATGTAGCTCCttccaaatcacacttggaaCACAGAATATCAGGAAATTACTCAATAATGTTTCTAAAATCAGAACTagacatttgaaaacaaaacaaaaaataaacaatccCACTAAAGAATTTTAAATGGGCTAGAATGTGAAGGTTGACAGATATACTTTCAAACCCCTTCTGATATCCTAAGGAGTATTAACATGGACTCTTTTACAGAACAGTCTTTTAATTAATAAGAACTCCTTGGCAAAAGATGCAAATGAACCAAGCACATGCAGTAACAGATACATTAAGAATTTGATAGACATATTCAATAATTGTCTGTCCAATTAATTCAGTTATTCATACATCATCAGTTTAATAGATTCAAACATGCTATTAATGTCCACTGAGATACCATGTCAGCTGTCTCGCACTGATGGCCTACAGTGC encodes:
- the AP5M1 gene encoding AP-5 complex subunit mu-1 is translated as MALRGVWLISYEQGACGTVLFSRRYPTVEKRAKAFNGASYVTVPEDSVFLKALLYELKLTDPDKKFVEYRDSCSRINKTSVYALPTGGGDLWPVLAFQKSGLIYVCLPLVEQSLKPRPPLISISGISQAFALLSGLLVFINSSQKNEAEMSAKVGQLPSLLMQACPLGTPLDTDLNGLLDNIHVSTNHMQKQPVWRISTYKGKPQVNVCITEKVKSMQYDKRDVADMWQVYGTVTCKCDLEGATSNVTVSLNLPANGSPLQDILVHPCVTSLDSAILTSCSVDVMDDSAFSGPYKLPFTPPSDLFNLCYYTSQVPVPPILGFYQLKEEELQLKLTVNLKLHESVKNAFEYCEARIPFFNRGPVTHLEYKVSYGQLDVSREKSLLVWVIGQKFPKSLEISLTGTVTFGSMSKEQPVDPICSGSTAYVKLYFRIPDYTLTGCYADQHSVQVFSSGKPKINTSRELISSDYYIWNSKAPAPVVYRTLFF